One part of the Aspergillus luchuensis IFO 4308 DNA, chromosome 5, nearly complete sequence genome encodes these proteins:
- a CDS encoding uncharacterized protein (COG:Q;~EggNog:ENOG410PW5Q;~InterPro:IPR002347,IPR036291,IPR020904;~PFAM:PF00106,PF13561,PF08659,PF01370;~go_function: GO:0016491 - oxidoreductase activity [Evidence IEA];~go_process: GO:0055114 - oxidation-reduction process [Evidence IEA]): MTMRSDCNVHGLEFREAKPSQGDPARPVADLFRLDDRTIIITGATGFLGTTLAIAILESGGDVVCLDLAPVQNSPDWHKVEAAATAHARQLTYYPLDVTDESGVEKTFTQFIPTLRYPLKGLVACAGLSRNGPATEFPVSSFRRMLDTNVTGTFLIAQAAAREMLRTNTTGSMVFVASMSGYVSNKGVDTAGYNASKAAVHQLTRSLAAEWGSRVGMPLIRVNSLSPGYIRTAATAEALQKPGMESQWVGDNMLFRLSTADEFRAPVLFMLGDGSSFMTGADLRVDGGHCAW; the protein is encoded by the exons ATGACCATGAGAAGCGACTGCAACGTCCACGGCCTCGAGTTCCGTGAAGCAAAACCCTCGCAGGGAGATCCTGCTCGTCCTGTTGCTGATCTCTTTCGTCTTGACGATCGCACTATCATCA TCACCGGCGCTACCGGCTTCCTAGGCACCACGCTCGCCATTGCGATCCTCGAAAGCGGCGGTGATGTCGTCTGTCTTGATCTCGCACCCGTCCAGAATTCTCCGGATTGGC ATAAAGTCGAAGCCGCCGCAACAGCGCACGCACGTCAACTCACCTACTACCCCCTCGACGTAACGGACGAATCCGGCGTAGAGAAAACTTTCACCCAGTTCATCCCTACCCTACGATACCCACTCAAGGGTCTTGTCGCCTGCGCAGGCCTATCCCGCAATGGTCCCGCGACCGAATTCCCCGTCTCATCGTTTCGCCGGATGCTAGATACCAATGTGACGGGAACGTTTCTCATCGCGCAGGCGGCGGCCCGGGAAATGCTCAGGACGAATACTACGGGTAGCATGGTATTTGTGGCTAGTATGAGTGGTTATGTGTCGAATAAG GGCGTCGATACAGCCGGATACAACGCCTCCAAGGCGGCCGTTCATCAACTCACACGGTCTCTAGCTGCCGAGTGGGGATCGAGGGTTGGAATGCCTTTGATTAGGGTCAATTCGCTCTCACCTGGGTATATTCGGACTGCGGCGACGGCAGAAGCGCTTCAGAAGCCAGGGATGGAGAGCCAGTGGGTGGGTGATAACATGCTGTTTCGGTTAAGTACGGCGGATGAGTTCCGGGCACCGGTGCTTTTCATGCTTGGGGATGGGAGTAGTTTTATGACTGGGGCGGATTTGCGGGTGGATGGGGGGCATTGTGCGTggtag
- a CDS encoding class I SAM-dependent methyltransferase (COG:H;~EggNog:ENOG410PGQ2;~InterPro:IPR029063,IPR013216;~PFAM:PF01209,PF13649,PF13489,PF08241,PF08242, PF02353,PF13847;~go_function: GO:0008168 - methyltransferase activity [Evidence IEA]): protein MDTQTTVLASRQSGRSSESSSLDAVEKQKLANKELPQTRPDLHNSASPKRWKTFWKAFRYLNNLTPKQVDDFMASYVIYNLDWSDEKAMIETLGPDYQAKVGDCLKAYYGVLNHLCALGDVEKMYIPPFMSKKATVLENQLLYEESIAQDIGLSAGDHVLDLGCGRGRVAAHMTQYSGAKVTGLNIDPNQIGQAKTYNEKLGFTNNSFVVQDFNNLPLPFEDASFDAFYQIQALSLCKDLPSLFREIYRVVKPGAKISLLDWVSLPDYDPSNPEHTELMRRVKPLIGAVGTPTPESLEKALTDAGFSVVRSDNASVGGLQAPLIDKVDFYFRSMRQVILGLVKTHVLPRHFKTLINRLCLDGEAFIKMDTMRLVTTSYRIIAQKPLQ from the coding sequence ATGGATACCCAAACAACCGTCTTGGCGTCGCGCCAGTCCGGCCGGAGCTCCGAGAGCAGCTCCCTGGACGCtgttgagaagcagaagctcgcCAACAAGGAGCTTCCCCAAACCCGCCCTGATCTGCACAATTCGGCGTCGCCCAAGCGATGGAAGACCTTTTGGAAGGCCTTCCGGTATCTGAACAACCTCACCCCCAAGCAGGTCGATGACTTCATGGCATCCTACGTCATCTACAATCTCGACTGGTCTGACGAGAAAGCGATGATTGAGACGCTGGGTCCGGACTATCAGGCAAAGGTTGGCGACTGCCTCAAGGCATACTATGGAGTGCTCAATCATCTGTGCGCGCTGGGCGACGTGGAGAAGATGTACATCCCCCCATTCATGAGCAAGAAGGCGACCGTGCTGGAGAACCAGTTGTTGTACGAGGAATCGATTGCGCAGGATATCGGCCTTAGCGCCGGCGATCACGTGTTGGACTTGGGTTGCGGTCGCGGAAGAGTGGCCGCGCACATGACGCAATACTCCGGCGCGAAGGTCACGGGACTCAACATTGATCCCAATCAGATTGGCCAGGCTAAGACTTACAATGAGAAGCTCGGCTTCACGAATAATTCTTTCGTCGTCCAGGACTTCAACAATCTTCCCCTGCCTTTCGAGGATGCTAGCTTCGACGCTTTCTACCAGATCCAAGCACTCAGTCTGTGCAAagaccttccctccctcttccgcgAAATCTACCGCGTCGTCAAGCCCGGCGCCAAGATCTCCCTCCTCGATTGGGTTAGCCTGCCCGACTACGATCCGAGCAACCCCGAGCATACCGAACTCATGCGTCGCGTAAAGCCTTTGATCGGTGCTGTTGGCACTCCCACCCCCGAAAGTCTCGAGAAGGCCCTTACCGATGCCGGCTTCTCTGTCGTCCGCTCCGACAATGCCAGTGTTGGAGGTCTGCAGGCGCCCCTCATTGACAAGGTTGACTTCTACTTCCGCTCCATGCGCCAGGTCATTTTGGGACTGGTCAAGACCCACGTGTTGCCCCGCCACTTCAAGACCCTGATCAACCGCTTGTGTCTCGACGGCGAGGCTTTCATCAAGATGGATACCATGCGACTTGTGACAACCAGTTATCGCATCATCGCCCAGAAGCCTCTTCAATAA
- a CDS encoding uncharacterized protein (COG:Q;~EggNog:ENOG410PJH7;~InterPro:IPR036188,IPR032710;~PFAM:PF07992,PF13738,PF13450;~SMCOG1092:hypothetical protein;~antiSMASH:Cluster_5.15) — MPSEDVTTGSVNVPVGTFPQTCSSTDVNADQVASQLVEKINTALSKGDVESFSDLFLEDAYWRDHLCLTWDFYTAKGKENIRGLLKSGRLPSKIEIDRSTAFRGPYVGPIDAFGDVTGILFYITLTSPLLHGNGIVRLAEKDGEWKIFTFFTSMEGFVDHPEAVNFKRPVGAQHGESLDRKNWKDRRTAEIEAKDRSPTVVVVGAGQSGLIIAARLKMLGIDVLVIDREENIGDNWRQRYHQLVLHDPVWFDHFPYIPFPPNWPIFTPKDKIAEWFECYAKLLELNVWTKTDIKGSSWDNDGKQWTLDLQRRKEDGTVENRTLNPRYIVQATGHSGKKNVPDFKGMDSFQGDLICHSSEFRGAKPGSKGKKAVVVGACNSANDIAQDYYENGYDVTMVQRSSTCVISSESIVEIGLKGLYEEAGPGTEEADLYLWSIPAELFKAQQIKVTKRQNENDRATLEGLARAGFKVDRGPDGAGLLVKYLQRGGGYYIDVGASQLIIDGKVKVKQGQEITEVLPHGLRFADGSELPADEIILATGYQNMATQAKLVFGKEGEKVKDVWGFDETGEMRMWRRTGHPGLWFMGGNLAVCRYYSRLLALQIKALEIGVTSYDG; from the exons ATGCCTTCCGAAGACGTGACGACCGGCTCGGTCAATGTTCCCGTCGGCACATTTCCCCAGACTTGTTCTTCGACCGATGTCAATGCCGACCAGGTCGCTTCCCAGCTCgtcgagaagatcaacacAGCTCTTAGCAAAGGAGATGTGGAGTCCTTTTCCGACCTGTTTTTGGAAGATGCCTACTGGCGAGATCACCTCTGCTTGACATGGGACTTTTACACCGCAAAAGGCAAAGAGAACATTCGCGGCCTGCTCAAATCAGGCCGTCTCCCGAGCAAAATCGAGATCGACCGCTCGACCGCATTCCGAGGCCCCTACGTCGGTCCTATTGATGCCTTCGGCGACGTCACAGGCATCCTCTTTTACATTACGCTCACCAGCCCCCTGCTCCATGGAAACGGTATCGTTCGGCTGGCCGAAAAGGATGGCGAGTGGAAGAttttcaccttcttcacctccatgGAGGGTTTCGTCGACCACCCAGAAGCGGTGAACTTCAAGAGACCCGTGGGAGCACAGCACGGCGAAAGTTTAGATCGAAAGAACTGGAAGGACCGTCGGACGGCCGAGATCGAAGCTAAGGACCGGTCTCCAACTGTTGTGGTCGTCG GTGCTGGCCAATCTGGTCTCATCATTGCGGCCCGCCTTAAGATGCTGGGTATCGATGTTCTGGTCATCGACCGAGAGGAGAACATTGGGGACAACTGGCGCCAACGCTACCACCAGCTGGTCCTGCATGACCCTGTCTGGTTTGACCACTTTCCCTACATCCCGTTCCCGCCGAATTGGCCGATCTTCACACCCAAGGACAAGATAGCCGAGTGGTTTGAGTGCTATGCTAAGCTGCTAGAGCTGAATGTATGGACCAAGACCGATATCAAGGGGTCCTCATGGGACAACGACGGAAAACAATGGACTCTTGATTTGCAGCGGCGGAAGGAGGACGGGACGGTGGAGAATCGCACCCTGAACCCCCGGTATATCGTCCAAGCCACTGGCCATTCTGGAAAGAAGAATGTGCCTGACTTCAAGGGCATGGATTCCTTCCAGGGCGACCTCATCTGCCATAGCAGCGAGTTCCGCGGTGCCAAGCCCGGGTCGAAAGGTAAAAAGGCTGTCGTGGTTGGGGCGTGCAATTCCGCCAACGATATTGCACAAGATTACTATGAGAATGGATATGACGTGACGATGGTGCAGCGCAGTTCAACCTGCGTGATTTCCTCGGAGTCGATTGTGGAGATCGGCCTCAAGGGCTTGTACGAGGAAGCAGGACCCGGGACCGAGGAAGCCGACCTTTACCTTTGGAGTATTCCGGCAGAGCTGTTCAAGGCCCAGCAGATCAAGGTCACCAAGCGTCAGAACGAGAACGACCGGGCGACTTTGGAGGGGCTGGCGCGGGCCGGGTTCAAGGTAGACCGCGGTCCAGACGGTGCGGGTCTGCTCGTCAAATACCTCCAACGTGGTGGAGGCTACTACATCGACGTCGGGGCCAGCCAATTGATCATTGACGGCAAGGTGAAGGTGAAGCAGGGCCAGGAGATTACCGAGGTCCTCCCTCACGGACTCCGGTTCGCGGACGGATCGGAGCTCCCGGCGGACGAGATCATCTTGGCGACAGGGTATCAGAACATGGCCACCCAAGCAAAGCTCGTGTTCGGAaaagagggggagaaggtgaaggatgTCTGGGGATTCGACGAGACGGGCGAAATGCGCATGTGGCGGCGGACCGGACACCCAGGCCTGTGGTTCATGGGCGGTAACCTGGCCGTCTGTCGGTATTACTCGCGATTGCTGGCGCTACAGATCAAGGCACTAGAAATTGGCGTCACTTCCTACGACGGTTAG
- a CDS encoding uncharacterized protein (COG:G;~EggNog:ENOG410QDX4;~InterPro:IPR036259;~SECRETED:SignalP(1-21);~TransMembrane:4 (i87-106o112-138i150-171o177-201i)) — MMVDFGFASMAIILGVTFVEAPRDEGGYAMSKISMASFTLTQAIGTALAELYGHFISDRLPLYLFHRKSKSQDIEPTEWRPEYRLHCLWVPVIMLPIGLGLFGASLEYHYHWVLLALGFLLLTFGAISLLPVAMTYLCECFPNHVSEVSAGMGVWRLILGVLSAVFIAPWNDRVGPGWLFGTAGLITLPAFGGVIVLMVWGRQVRQMGIRRLRS, encoded by the exons ATGATGGTAGACTTTGGCTTTGCTTCAATGGCCATTATCCTCGGTGTCACCTTCGTTGAAGCCCCTCGAGACGAAGGTGGATACGCAATGTCAAAGATTTCGATGGCTTCAT TCACGCTCACCCAAGCAATCGGCACCGCACTCGCGGAGTTATACGGCCACTTCATCAGCGACAGACTTCCTTTATACCTGTTCCACCGAAAGTCCAAGTCGCAGGACATTGAACCTACAGAATGGCGCCCGGAATACCGGCTTCACTGTCTCTGGGTCCCAGTGATAATGCTTCCCATAGGCCTTGGCCTATTTGGTGCTAGTTTAGAGTACCATTACCATTGGGTGCTTTTGGCACtcggctttcttctcctcacctTCGGTGCtatctcccttctcccgGTTGCAATGACGTATCTCTGTGAATGTTTCCCGAACCATGTTTCAGAGGTGTCGGCAGGGATGGGAGTTTGGAGGCTTATCTTGGGAGTTCTCTCGGCTGTCTTCATCGCCCCATGGAACGATAGAGTTGGTCCGGGATGGCTGTTCGGCACTGCTGGGTTGATTACGCTCCCAGCTTTTGGAGGGGTGATTGTCCTCATGGTATGGGGGAGACAGGTGAGGCAGATGGGGATTCGTAGATTGAGAAGTTGA
- a CDS encoding phosphate transporter (COG:P;~EggNog:ENOG410PM5S;~InterPro:IPR005829,IPR005828,IPR020846,IPR036259;~PFAM:PF07690;~SMCOG1169:sugar transport protein;~TransMembrane:12 (i38-59o79-100i112-131o143-161i182-201o221-240i337-355o392-418i430-449o455-478i490-515o527-548i);~antiSMASH:Cluster_5.15;~go_component: GO:0016021 - integral component of membrane [Evidence IEA];~go_function: GO:0022857 - transmembrane transporter activity [Evidence IEA];~go_process: GO:0055085 - transmembrane transport [Evidence IEA]), protein MGKFRTRWYKTDRAQDFEHEQDRDVRARQVYDTIDRQGFQYLIVFVAGVGFFLDGYTLFASNMALPMISYVYWKKEVSSIKITLFNIATLGGTLLGQVLFGYLADRNGRKKMYGLELILMITSTLGVVMASRGENDSMSIYAWLIWWRIVVGIGVGADYPLSSVITSEFAPTKHRARMMASVFFMQPLGQIWANLVSLIVIATSRSDTTDLTMSVDRMWRYVIGIGVIPAAIATCFRFFVPESPRFLMEIDDDPVKVEFDATTLFTDPNVVSSSPTLETESWHNFPGQAYSLTTITAEDRSSTSQTGILQPATLNSHWRLTWKDIVQYFWVEGNWRTLAATAVSWFFLDFGFYGISLSSPQFLAKTWGSLHLSAPAPYWETNDSPGASVYDMFFASCTHALVILNVGSFVGGLLLILVIHKLDRVALQKYSFLALSALFIALGCMLITVQKEGPVAVVLYVIGQALFNFGPNATTYIIPAEIFPTRYRATCHGLSAGAGKIGSIVVQVFSAYYNFGGGFGEEPVKRHGYVLIVFAVCMLFGAMVTCWIPPIQRQPDGSGRGKLWGGKTETLETLALGRLGLDSRYANQGRRRRRDVVT, encoded by the exons ATGGGCAAGTTCCGCACGCGTTGGTATAAGACCGACCGAGCTCAGGATTTTGAGCATGAGCAG GATCGAGATGTTCGCGCTCGGCAGGTGTACGACACAATCGATCGCCAGGGATTCCAATACTTGATCGTCTTCGTTGCCGGTGTTGGCTTCTTTCTCGATGGATACACACTGTTTGCAAGCAATATGGCACTTCCGATGATCTCCTACGTCTACTGGAAAAAGGAGGTCTCTTCGATCAAGATCACTCTATTCAACATTGCTACACTGGGCGGGACGCTACTGGGACAGGTCTTGTTTGGGTACCTAGCGGATCGGAATGGACGCAAGAAGATGTATGGATTGGAGTTGATTCTCATGATCACGTCCACACTGGGCGTTGTGATGGCCTCCCGCGGAGAAAACGATTCAATGAGCATCTACGCATGGCTCATCTGGTGGCGTATAGTTGTGGGAATTGGTGTCGGAGCCGACTATCCTTTGAGTTCGGTCATCACAAGCGAATTTGCTCCCACTAAGCACCGAGCAAGGATGATGGCTTCGGTTTTCTTCATGCAACCTTTGGGGCAGATCTGGGCAAACCTCGTGTCGCTGATTGTCATCGCCACCAGCCGTTCAGATACCACTGATTTGACCATGTCTGTTGATAGGATGTGGCGCTACGTCATTGGTATCGGCGTGATACCGGCAGCAATAGCAACTTGCTTCCGGTTCTTCGTTCCAGAGTCGCCACGCTTCCTCATGGAGATTGACGATGATCCAGTGAAGGTCGAGTTCGATGCAACCACACTCTTTACTGATCCAAATGtggtttcctcctccccaactcTTGAAACTGAAAGCTGGCACAATTTTCCTGGGCAGGCATATTCCCTGACTACCATCACGGCCGAGGACCgatcctccacatcccaGACCGGGATCCTTCAACCAGCGACTCTGAACTCGCACTGGCGCTTAACGTGGAAGGACATCGTACAATACTTTTGGGTGGAAGGCAACTGGCGGACCCTAGCTGCGACGGCCGTGTCctggttcttcttggactttgGCTTCTACGGCATCAGTCTCTCGAGCCCGCAGTTCTTGGCTAAAACCTGGGGGTCTCTTCATTTGAGCGCACCAGCGCCTTACTGGGAGACGAACGACAGTCCTGGGGCAAGCGTCTATGACATGTTCTTCGCAAGTTGCACTCACGCACTGGTCATATTGAACGTGGGTAGCTTTGTCGGCggacttcttctcatcttggTGATCCACAAACTGGACAGAGTCGCTCTACAGAAGTACTCGTTTCTCGCACTATCCGCACTCTTCATCGCCCTGGGTTGCATGCTTATCACCGTACAAAAGGAGGGTCCTGTGGCCGTTGTTTTGTACGTCATCGGCCAGGCACTCTTCAACTTTG GGCCCAATGCTACAAcctacatcatccccgcTGAAATCTTCCCCACCCGTTACCGTGCCACCTGTCACGGACTTAGCGCCGGCGCTGGTAAGATCGGTTCCATAGTGGTGCAGGTATTTTCAGCCTACTACAACTTCGGCGGCGGTTTCGGGGAAGAGCCGGTAAAGCGTCACGGCTACGTTTTGATTGTCTTTGCCGTATGCATGCTCTTTGGGGCGATGGTCACATGCTGGATACCTCCAATCCAGAGACAGCCGGATGGAtctggaagagggaaatTGTGGGGTGGCAAGACGGAGACGCTGGAGACTCTGGCACTTGGTCGACTCGGCTTGGATAGTCGATACGCGAATCAAGGTagacggagaaggagggatgtTGTTACATGA
- a CDS encoding uncharacterized protein (COG:S;~EggNog:ENOG410Q1N2;~antiSMASH:Cluster_5.15) translates to MSHPGAHLEAEDWPLPLSVSRPESIVSSSTSSSGPSYATSPIFPPPLSRTASSIGSRSRQASCFSLYEDTCRLPLNHSVTISFVRSSKLFKLRFTCIDIRKDATGSLKSLELGGGPGQQTPLIHTFNDTKLPVPHLEHPKLPNESSLRVSFMDEQTVQSAHNVFLTQISYTFDDWHDCVQFQELVLGSKLVFIAGIAEAKSKGRGEECISQNLRILRNHNGKQVMLFFANSQRKELKRYVSIPINCIDSFNPGKKAGKPVVLQLQPNFDILSQMRTLSIQFLDDLDRKAFCQFLTESTT, encoded by the exons ATGAGCCACCCAGGCGCCCATTTGGAAGCCGAGGACTGGCCTCTTCCGCTGTCCGTATCTCGACCAGAAAGCAtagtctcttcctccacaagCTCTTCCGGTCCCAGCTATGCCACATCGCCTATTTTCCCACCTCCGCTGAGTCGTACGGCTTCTTCAATTGGATCCCGGTCGAGGCAGGCTTCATGCTTCTCCTTATACGAAGACACCTGCCGCTTACCGCTGAACCATTCTGTGACCAT CTCCTTCGTTCGGAGCAGTAAACTCTTCAAGCTACGCTTCACTTGCATCGACATACGCAAGGATGCCACGGGGAGTTTGAAGAGTCTTGAGTTGGGCGGGGGACCGGGTCAGCAGACTCCTTTGATACATACTT TCAACGATACCAAGCTTCCGGTTCCCCATCTTGAGCATCCAAAGCTCCCGAACGAGTCGTCGCTGCGCGTTTCCTTCATGGACGAGCAAACCGTTCAATCGGCCCACAACGTGTTCCTCACACAAATCTCTTATACTTTTGATGACTGGCATG ATTGTGTGCAGTTCCAAGAATTAGTCCTGGGTTCAAAATTGGTCTTCATAGCAGGCATCGCCGAGGCGAAGTCCAAAGGCCGAGGGGAAGAGTGCATCAGCCAGAACCTACGCATTCTACGTAATCATAACGGCAAACAAGTCATGCTTTTCTTTGCCAACTCACAACGGAAGGAGTTGAAGCGCTATGTGTCCATTCCGATCAACTGCATCGACAGCTTCAATCCGGGCAAGAAGGCAGGAAAGCCGGTGGTTCTCCAGTTGCAGCCCAACTTTGACATTCTCTCCCAGATGAGGACATTATCTATCCAATTTCTTGATGATTTGG ACCGGAAAGCATTTTGCCAATTTCTTACGGAAAGCACCACATAA